From the Pseudoalteromonas tunicata genome, one window contains:
- the lspA gene encoding signal peptidase II, giving the protein MLNNKSGLVWLWLTVILLIVDQVSKYVVSTQMELYQSIELLPVFNLTYVHNYGAAFSFLSEAGGWQRWFFSIIALSISVLLTWWLKKLPAKNIVLCSAYSLVLAGALGNLYDRLTYGYVIDFIHVYYDNWHFPAFNIADSAICIGAGLLLLDAFRDQKSEELKHD; this is encoded by the coding sequence GTGCTAAATAACAAAAGTGGTTTAGTTTGGTTATGGTTAACAGTGATCTTATTAATTGTTGACCAAGTATCAAAGTATGTCGTTAGCACACAAATGGAGCTCTATCAGTCGATAGAGCTTTTGCCTGTGTTTAACCTGACATATGTACATAATTATGGTGCTGCGTTTAGCTTTTTAAGTGAAGCCGGTGGTTGGCAACGATGGTTTTTCAGCATTATAGCTCTTAGCATTAGTGTGTTGTTAACTTGGTGGTTGAAAAAGCTACCAGCAAAAAACATTGTATTATGCAGCGCTTATTCTCTGGTTTTGGCCGGTGCGTTGGGTAACTTATACGATCGTTTAACTTATGGTTATGTAATCGATTTTATTCATGTTTATTATGATAATTGGCATTTCCCAGCTTTTAATATTGCCGATAGCGCAATTTGTATTGGTGCTGGATTGTTATTATTAGATGCATTTCGCGATCAAAAATCAGAGGAGTTAAAGCATGACTGA
- the murJ gene encoding murein biosynthesis integral membrane protein MurJ → MTMISRVLGLVRDSVVANLLGASAAADVFLFANRIPNFLRRLFAEGAFAQAFVPVLSEIKSQHGDDKVREFIAKASGTLGVILLIITILGVIGSPIIVAVFGTGWFMAWLDGEPAGEKFELAAMMLKLTFPYLFFISLVALSGAVLNVYNRFAVAAFTPVLLNICLIACALLLHDQFSSPGFALAVGVFLGGVVQLLFQIPFLYKARLLAKPKWAWQDENIKKVRTLMLPAIFGVSVSQINLLLDTVIASLLTTGSIAWLYYSDRLIEFPLGLFGIGIATVILPALSKLHVEQQGHRFQATLDWGVRFVIWLGLPALFGLIVISPIIITVLFGHGEFMAEGANNIEKVSYGVTAYALGLVSFMLIKVLAPGFYAQQNTKTPVKVGIIALVLNMVFNIMLAPFWGYVGLALATSLSATCNALLLFYFLSKQGVYHISRFSVIFSFKCLVSAGVMAGLVFYVERLCAWQQDTLSGQIIILSGLLILAAFSYFSMLLLLGIRPYMIKNVMGAES, encoded by the coding sequence ATGACTATGATATCAAGAGTCTTGGGGTTAGTTCGAGATTCTGTGGTTGCTAATTTACTTGGTGCCAGTGCTGCGGCTGATGTATTTTTATTTGCTAATCGGATCCCTAATTTTTTACGCCGTTTATTTGCCGAAGGGGCTTTTGCTCAGGCTTTTGTTCCTGTTTTAAGTGAAATCAAATCCCAGCATGGTGATGATAAGGTCAGGGAGTTTATCGCAAAAGCCAGTGGTACACTGGGTGTAATTTTGCTGATCATCACTATTTTGGGAGTGATTGGCTCACCAATCATTGTTGCAGTGTTTGGTACTGGTTGGTTTATGGCTTGGCTTGATGGAGAGCCTGCGGGAGAGAAGTTTGAGCTTGCCGCTATGATGCTAAAACTTACTTTTCCCTATTTGTTTTTTATCAGTTTAGTGGCCCTTTCTGGGGCGGTGCTTAATGTTTATAATCGTTTTGCCGTCGCTGCATTTACTCCAGTGTTACTCAATATCTGTCTAATTGCGTGTGCTTTATTGCTACATGATCAATTTAGCTCACCAGGCTTTGCGCTTGCGGTTGGAGTGTTTTTAGGTGGGGTGGTGCAACTTTTATTTCAAATCCCATTTTTATATAAAGCGCGCTTATTGGCCAAACCCAAATGGGCTTGGCAAGATGAAAATATTAAGAAAGTCCGAACACTAATGTTACCCGCAATTTTTGGAGTATCAGTCAGCCAAATCAACTTATTACTCGATACTGTGATTGCTTCTTTATTAACGACTGGCTCAATTGCGTGGTTATATTATTCAGACAGATTGATTGAGTTTCCACTTGGGTTATTTGGTATTGGTATTGCGACGGTCATATTACCTGCATTGTCTAAACTTCATGTTGAACAACAAGGCCATCGTTTTCAGGCCACGCTTGATTGGGGAGTACGCTTTGTCATTTGGCTTGGTTTACCCGCGTTGTTCGGTTTGATTGTGATTAGCCCAATTATTATTACGGTTTTATTTGGTCATGGAGAGTTTATGGCTGAAGGGGCGAATAATATCGAAAAAGTATCTTATGGCGTTACCGCATACGCGCTTGGTCTTGTGAGCTTTATGTTGATAAAAGTATTAGCACCAGGCTTTTATGCTCAACAAAACACTAAAACACCCGTTAAAGTAGGCATCATAGCTCTGGTGCTTAACATGGTGTTTAATATCATGCTTGCTCCATTTTGGGGGTATGTCGGTTTAGCACTGGCTACATCGCTTTCTGCAACGTGTAATGCGCTGCTGTTATTTTATTTTCTTTCTAAGCAAGGTGTTTATCACATTTCTCGTTTTAGCGTGATTTTTAGCTTTAAGTGCCTTGTTTCAGCAGGTGTTATGGCGGGTCTGGTTTTTTATGTTGAGCGTTTATGTGCTTGGCAACAAGATACACTTTCGGGTCAAATTATCATCTTATCCGGTTTATTAATTCTTGCTGCGTTTAGCTACTTTAGCATGTTGCTGTTGCTAGGCATTCGACCTTACATGATAAAAAATGTGATGGGTGCTGAATCCTAA
- a CDS encoding LytR/AlgR family response regulator transcription factor, producing the protein MRVLIVDDEPLARLRLKRLLNENHPHFLVVGEAQNGVEALTLAKMHLPQVVFLDIEMPLMNGLELAEQLNLFKIPPALVFITAHTNHALAAIQTVPTGYLVKPLEAEALAKVIASLGKLNRAQLESQKEASIQYQLGSNTRQLLVSEVLYIEADDKFSKVFHHGGEVLLDTSLKQLELKYPQQLLRIHRKILINQNKLDALFNTEQGLFVSLTGLDKRLEVSRRESKKVKLLFQTQ; encoded by the coding sequence GTGAGGGTATTAATTGTTGATGATGAACCTTTAGCTAGATTGAGATTAAAGCGATTACTAAATGAAAATCATCCACATTTCCTTGTGGTTGGTGAAGCTCAAAATGGTGTCGAAGCACTCACACTGGCAAAAATGCACTTACCGCAAGTTGTTTTTTTAGACATCGAAATGCCGCTGATGAACGGCTTAGAATTAGCTGAACAACTTAATTTATTTAAAATTCCACCGGCATTAGTATTTATAACCGCTCATACTAATCATGCACTCGCTGCGATTCAAACGGTTCCTACGGGTTACTTAGTTAAACCATTAGAAGCCGAGGCGCTGGCTAAAGTGATTGCGTCTTTAGGCAAATTAAATCGAGCGCAACTTGAGAGCCAAAAAGAAGCCAGTATTCAATATCAGCTAGGATCAAATACGCGTCAGTTATTAGTTTCTGAGGTGCTTTATATTGAAGCGGATGATAAGTTTTCCAAAGTATTTCACCATGGTGGTGAGGTCTTACTCGATACATCTTTGAAGCAATTAGAGCTAAAATATCCGCAACAATTGCTCAGAATCCACCGTAAAATACTCATTAATCAAAATAAACTTGATGCTTTGTTTAATACCGAACAGGGTTTATTTGTATCCCTAACCGGGCTTGATAAGCGCTTGGAAGTAAGCCGCCGCGAAAGTAAAAAAGTAAAACTACTATTTCAAACTCAATAA
- the fkpB gene encoding FKBP-type peptidyl-prolyl cis-trans isomerase has translation MTDVVIGAQSEVVFHFSIKLSDGSAADSSKVHNKPAKLVMGDGSLTANFEKCLLGLKAGENKSFELAPEDAFGQPNPDNIYHLDRSKFGVDAPAQVGAIIAFTQQDGTELPGLIREVAGDSVTVDFNHPLAGQHLTFDVEIISVAN, from the coding sequence ATGACTGATGTAGTAATTGGTGCGCAATCTGAAGTTGTATTTCACTTTTCAATTAAGTTATCTGACGGCTCTGCTGCTGATTCAAGCAAAGTGCATAATAAACCAGCGAAATTAGTAATGGGAGACGGGAGTCTTACGGCTAATTTTGAAAAGTGTTTGTTAGGTTTAAAAGCGGGTGAAAATAAATCTTTTGAACTTGCACCTGAAGATGCTTTTGGTCAGCCGAACCCTGATAACATCTATCATCTTGACCGCAGTAAGTTTGGCGTGGATGCACCCGCTCAGGTAGGTGCAATCATTGCTTTTACGCAGCAAGATGGTACTGAGCTTCCTGGACTTATTCGTGAGGTTGCTGGTGATTCTGTAACGGTTGATTTTAATCATCCTTTAGCTGGTCAGCATTTAACGTTTGATGTTGAAATTATTTCGGTGGCCAATTAA
- a CDS encoding PilW family protein encodes MKQRGFTIVELMISLFVGAFILAGVMFTYVAMKTTTKDTLEIGDLQESGRLAMDILRRDIELAGFWGTFSQSPNEANVLAPALPSPDCSAGENNASFPVASSSNFRFVYGEQTNGANVLGCISDSISNSDVIQLKGVAGNDSTGQSTGTNQYYFVVNPNSISVISGTGAVVAIPPGSSLWAYNHHAYYIANDSYTVNGRSLTVPTLMRKRLTAKGITTETIMEGVENIRFLYGMDFNGDNRVDTYKTVSQMSASDWEQQSGVILTVQMFILVRSMDIDRDMKSESRTYTLGGSGQNARDLTFNDQYRRMLFVSTVRLDNGGNDRWQW; translated from the coding sequence ATGAAACAACGAGGTTTTACCATAGTTGAGTTAATGATTTCGCTATTTGTCGGAGCGTTTATTCTCGCAGGAGTTATGTTTACGTATGTAGCAATGAAAACTACCACCAAAGATACGCTCGAAATTGGTGATTTACAGGAGTCAGGTCGGTTAGCGATGGATATTTTGCGTCGTGATATCGAATTAGCAGGATTTTGGGGAACGTTTTCGCAATCACCTAACGAGGCGAATGTTTTAGCGCCCGCCTTGCCATCACCAGATTGCAGCGCCGGTGAAAATAACGCTAGTTTTCCGGTTGCTTCATCATCCAATTTTCGTTTTGTTTATGGTGAGCAGACTAATGGCGCCAATGTGCTTGGTTGTATCTCCGACAGTATAAGTAATAGTGATGTGATTCAATTAAAGGGGGTTGCCGGTAATGACTCAACGGGTCAATCAACGGGCACTAATCAATATTATTTTGTGGTTAACCCAAATTCGATTTCTGTAATAAGTGGCACAGGCGCTGTGGTTGCAATACCGCCTGGCTCTTCGCTTTGGGCTTATAACCATCATGCATATTATATTGCTAATGATAGTTACACAGTAAATGGCCGCTCATTAACAGTGCCCACACTAATGAGAAAGCGATTAACTGCAAAAGGGATTACTACTGAGACAATAATGGAAGGCGTTGAAAATATCCGCTTTTTATATGGTATGGATTTTAACGGCGATAATCGAGTCGATACTTATAAAACTGTATCACAAATGAGCGCTTCTGATTGGGAGCAACAAAGTGGCGTGATTTTAACGGTGCAAATGTTTATTTTAGTTCGTTCAATGGATATAGACCGAGATATGAAATCCGAGAGCCGAACTTATACCTTAGGTGGTAGCGGGCAAAATGCGCGAGACCTTACGTTTAACGATCAATATCGTCGTATGTTGTTTGTTTCAACGGTACGTTTGGATAATGGAGGAAATGACAGATGGCAATGGTAA
- the ileS gene encoding isoleucine--tRNA ligase produces the protein MSDYKHTLNLPETEFPMRGNLANREPSMLKTWYEQDLYGQIRKAKKGKKTFILHDGPPYANGNIHLGHSVNKILKDIIIKAKTLSDFDAPYVPGWDCHGLPIELQVEKKVGKPGQKVTAAEFREKCREYANQQVNGQKTDFIRLGVLGDWDRPYLTMNFDFEANAVRALGRIIKNGHFHKGSKPVHWCTDCGSALAEAEVEYQDKQSPAIDVSFSFIDQALLADKFSLLADHQGEGEAKIVIWTTTPWTLPANRAVAIHANVEYSLVQVDTDAGKQRLVIASDLVKDAMDRYGFSQYHALGYCQGAQLEHLQVQHPFYDFTVPVILGEHVTIDSGTGAVHTAPGHGQEDFVVGKLYDLEVANPVGANGVYLPDTPIFAGQHVFKANASVIEVLKEKGTLMHHQALMHSYPHCWRHKTPIIFRATPQWFVSMDQANLREDSLREIKKTQWLPEWGESRIENMVAARPDWCISRQRTWGVPIALFVDKDTGDLHPDTANLIEQVAVRIEEKGIQAWYDLDLTELLSTQDAEQYVKVQDTLDVWFDSGVTHACVVDAREDLVGPADLYLEGSDQHRGWFMSSMMTSVAINGHAPYRQVLTHGFTVDENGRKMSKSLGNVISPQDVMNKLGADILRLWVASTDYTAEMTVSDEIFNRAADRYRRIRNTSRYLLSNLNGFNPATDLVAVEDMVELDRWILDRAAVIQEEIIAAYDDYQMLVVTQKLMNFCTVELGSFYLDVIKDRQYTAKADGLARRSCQTALFHIAEAMTRWMAPIMSFTAQEIWQVLPGEREQFVFTGEWYQGLVKAENAEATNAFWQLILTVRDQVNKELESARKAELIGAALQAEVTLYADDELGVQLNRVASELRFVLLCSKVSIAASDSAGATAKATEIDGLSISVAATNGKKCERCWHYTDDVGTNEQHPDICGRCVTNVDGDGEVRQFA, from the coding sequence ATGAGCGACTACAAACATACTTTGAATCTACCGGAAACCGAGTTTCCAATGCGCGGCAATCTTGCCAATCGCGAACCAAGCATGCTCAAAACATGGTATGAACAGGATTTATATGGCCAAATTCGTAAGGCTAAAAAAGGTAAAAAAACCTTTATTTTGCACGATGGACCGCCATACGCTAATGGTAATATTCATTTAGGTCACTCAGTTAATAAAATTTTAAAAGATATTATTATCAAAGCAAAAACGCTTTCTGATTTCGACGCGCCATATGTACCAGGTTGGGATTGCCACGGTTTACCGATTGAATTACAAGTTGAAAAGAAAGTTGGCAAGCCTGGTCAAAAAGTCACTGCCGCTGAATTTCGTGAAAAATGCCGTGAGTATGCAAATCAACAAGTGAATGGCCAAAAAACCGACTTTATTCGTTTAGGCGTATTAGGTGATTGGGATCGTCCATATCTAACCATGAATTTTGATTTTGAAGCGAATGCTGTACGTGCATTGGGCCGCATCATCAAAAACGGTCATTTTCATAAAGGTTCTAAACCTGTGCATTGGTGCACAGATTGTGGGTCGGCACTTGCTGAAGCTGAAGTGGAATACCAAGATAAACAATCTCCAGCTATTGATGTGAGTTTTAGTTTTATCGACCAAGCATTACTTGCGGATAAATTTTCTTTACTTGCTGATCACCAAGGTGAAGGCGAAGCTAAAATTGTAATTTGGACTACGACACCTTGGACTTTACCAGCCAATCGTGCCGTTGCAATCCATGCCAATGTAGAATACAGCTTGGTTCAAGTTGACACTGACGCAGGTAAGCAGCGATTAGTGATTGCTTCTGATCTAGTTAAAGATGCAATGGATCGTTATGGTTTTAGTCAATATCATGCATTAGGTTATTGCCAAGGCGCGCAGCTTGAACATCTTCAAGTTCAGCACCCGTTTTATGATTTTACTGTGCCTGTTATTTTAGGTGAGCACGTTACAATTGATTCAGGTACGGGCGCTGTTCATACAGCACCAGGTCACGGTCAAGAAGATTTCGTGGTGGGTAAATTATATGATCTAGAAGTGGCAAACCCAGTGGGTGCCAATGGTGTTTATTTACCAGATACACCAATTTTTGCTGGACAACATGTCTTTAAAGCGAATGCAAGTGTGATTGAAGTGCTAAAAGAAAAAGGCACTTTAATGCATCATCAGGCGTTAATGCATAGTTATCCACATTGCTGGCGTCATAAAACACCTATTATTTTCCGTGCAACGCCACAATGGTTTGTCAGCATGGACCAAGCTAATTTGCGCGAAGATTCATTACGCGAAATTAAAAAGACGCAGTGGTTACCTGAGTGGGGCGAAAGCCGCATTGAAAACATGGTTGCTGCCCGTCCAGATTGGTGTATTTCACGTCAACGTACCTGGGGCGTGCCAATTGCACTCTTTGTTGATAAAGATACTGGTGATTTACACCCAGATACCGCTAACTTAATTGAGCAAGTGGCTGTTCGCATCGAAGAAAAGGGTATTCAAGCTTGGTATGACCTGGATCTTACTGAGCTATTAAGCACCCAAGATGCTGAGCAGTATGTCAAAGTACAAGATACCTTAGACGTGTGGTTCGACTCGGGTGTGACTCATGCTTGTGTGGTTGATGCACGTGAAGATTTAGTTGGCCCAGCTGATTTATACCTTGAAGGTTCAGATCAACACCGTGGTTGGTTTATGTCATCAATGATGACCTCAGTCGCGATTAATGGTCATGCACCTTATCGTCAAGTGCTTACCCATGGTTTTACGGTTGATGAAAATGGCCGCAAAATGTCTAAATCATTAGGCAACGTTATTTCACCACAAGATGTGATGAATAAATTGGGTGCCGATATTTTACGTTTGTGGGTTGCTTCAACAGATTACACTGCCGAGATGACAGTTTCTGATGAAATATTCAACCGTGCAGCGGATCGTTACCGCCGTATCCGCAATACTAGCCGTTACTTATTATCAAACTTAAATGGCTTTAATCCCGCGACTGATTTAGTTGCAGTGGAAGATATGGTTGAGCTTGATCGTTGGATTTTAGACCGAGCAGCGGTGATTCAAGAGGAAATCATAGCAGCATATGATGACTACCAAATGTTGGTTGTGACGCAAAAGTTGATGAATTTTTGTACTGTTGAGCTTGGTTCATTCTATTTAGATGTGATTAAAGACCGTCAATATACAGCTAAAGCAGATGGTCTTGCCCGTCGCTCATGTCAAACCGCTTTATTCCATATTGCTGAAGCAATGACACGTTGGATGGCGCCAATTATGAGTTTTACTGCGCAGGAAATTTGGCAAGTATTACCGGGTGAGCGTGAGCAATTTGTCTTTACCGGTGAGTGGTATCAGGGTCTGGTTAAAGCTGAAAACGCTGAAGCAACCAATGCATTTTGGCAGTTAATTTTAACTGTGCGCGACCAAGTAAATAAAGAGCTTGAAAGTGCCCGTAAAGCTGAGCTAATTGGTGCTGCTTTACAGGCTGAAGTGACTTTATATGCAGATGATGAACTTGGCGTTCAATTAAACCGAGTCGCTTCTGAACTACGCTTTGTATTGTTATGTTCAAAAGTATCAATTGCAGCAAGCGACAGTGCTGGTGCAACGGCTAAAGCAACTGAAATTGATGGTTTATCGATTAGTGTTGCTGCTACTAACGGTAAAAAATGTGAGCGTTGTTGGCATTACACCGATGATGTTGGTACTAATGAACAGCACCCTGATATTTGTGGTCGCTGTGTGACCAACGTTGACGGCGATGGTGAAGTGCGTCAATTTGCTTAG
- the ribF gene encoding bifunctional riboflavin kinase/FAD synthetase: protein MELVRGVHNIRDRHRGCVLTIGNFDGVHLGHVAVLNGLIADAKRLGLPSTVMLFEPQPQEFFAKNNAPARLTRLRDKLTLLKKIGIERVICIQFNATFAKLAPEYFVDVILHQKLGVKALTVGDDFKFGINRSGDFNLLQQLGEKLNISVQNTASFRQQNSRVSSTAIRKSLENADFAAAQQMLGHSYSISGRVIHGWKKGRELGFPTANIALKRQVSPLHGVFAVSVATANGILRGVANIGCKPTLNGKTTLLEVHLFDFSGDLYGKFISVEIVKKLRDEQKFDTLAHLISQIQADVKIAKQCFI from the coding sequence ATGGAGCTAGTGAGAGGCGTTCATAACATTAGAGACCGACATCGAGGTTGTGTCCTCACAATTGGTAATTTTGATGGTGTGCATTTAGGCCATGTTGCGGTACTTAATGGTTTAATCGCCGATGCAAAGCGACTTGGGTTACCTAGTACCGTAATGCTATTTGAACCTCAGCCACAAGAGTTTTTTGCCAAAAATAATGCGCCTGCTCGCTTAACTCGTTTACGAGACAAGCTTACTTTATTGAAGAAAATTGGTATCGAGCGTGTTATTTGTATCCAATTCAATGCAACTTTTGCTAAATTAGCACCTGAATATTTTGTAGATGTAATTTTGCATCAAAAATTAGGTGTAAAAGCACTCACGGTGGGTGACGATTTTAAATTTGGCATTAATCGCAGTGGTGATTTTAACTTATTGCAGCAATTAGGCGAGAAGTTAAATATTTCAGTGCAAAACACGGCTAGCTTTCGTCAGCAAAATAGTCGTGTTAGTAGCACCGCTATTCGTAAATCACTCGAAAATGCGGATTTTGCTGCAGCACAACAGATGTTGGGTCACTCTTATTCTATTTCAGGTCGAGTGATCCATGGTTGGAAAAAGGGTCGAGAGTTAGGTTTTCCAACGGCTAACATAGCGTTAAAAAGACAAGTAAGTCCATTACACGGGGTGTTTGCTGTGAGTGTAGCAACCGCTAACGGGATTTTACGGGGCGTAGCTAATATTGGCTGTAAACCAACACTCAATGGTAAAACCACATTATTAGAAGTACATTTATTTGATTTTTCAGGTGATTTGTACGGAAAATTTATTAGCGTAGAAATAGTTAAAAAACTACGCGATGAGCAAAAATTTGACACGTTAGCGCACCTTATTTCACAAATCCAAGCAGATGTGAAAATTGCTAAACAGTGTTTTATTTAA
- the pilV gene encoding type IV pilus modification protein PilV: MAYPKRQIGFTLLEVLIAFIVLTVGLLGTVALQAKAKQASYDSVQRAAALALANDIVQRIRSNDSPTLVNDYKVNFSSESKAGSISSCLSNLCNASQLALYDIEEWKKAIKAKERTGALANASVCIDPSSPGANEINLQVVVSWEGRQQMTQSDTNKAISCGSSKNRRMVVIDTYINVRNG; this comes from the coding sequence ATGGCTTATCCAAAACGTCAAATTGGTTTCACCCTACTTGAAGTGCTCATTGCATTTATTGTCTTAACTGTTGGTTTACTTGGCACTGTTGCGCTGCAAGCAAAAGCAAAACAGGCGAGCTATGATTCAGTGCAGCGTGCAGCGGCACTTGCGCTTGCTAACGACATTGTGCAACGTATTCGTTCGAACGACAGTCCTACTTTAGTAAATGACTATAAAGTTAATTTTAGTAGTGAGAGTAAAGCTGGTTCTATCTCTTCTTGTTTAAGTAATTTATGCAATGCTTCACAACTCGCTCTTTATGATATTGAAGAGTGGAAAAAAGCGATTAAAGCCAAAGAGCGTACAGGTGCGCTTGCTAATGCGAGTGTTTGTATCGATCCCTCATCCCCCGGTGCAAACGAAATAAATTTACAAGTTGTTGTGAGTTGGGAAGGCAGACAGCAAATGACTCAGTCTGATACCAATAAAGCGATTAGTTGTGGCAGCTCTAAAAATCGTCGCATGGTGGTCATTGATACCTATATAAATGTGAGGAATGGCTAA
- the ispH gene encoding 4-hydroxy-3-methylbut-2-enyl diphosphate reductase, whose protein sequence is MKVLLANPRGFCAGVDRAISIVERALDIFTAPIYVRHEVVHNKYVVDSLKKRGAVFVDELDQVPDDNIVIFSAHGVSQAVRAEAKRRALRVFDATCPLVTKVHMEVTRASRRGTECILIGHQGHPEVEGTMGQYDSKKGGIYLVETAEDVTNLVVKDPSNLFYCSQTTLSVDDTADVIDALRAKFPQIDGPRKDDICYATQNRQDAVRELAEKADVLLVVGAKNSSNSNRLRELADKMGTTAYLIDDASSMEQTWFKASDTIGVTAGASAPEILVKQVVAQLKEWGADDVVENPGEIENIVFAVPVELR, encoded by the coding sequence ATGAAAGTTTTATTGGCCAATCCTCGTGGTTTTTGCGCTGGTGTTGATAGAGCCATCAGTATCGTTGAGCGTGCTCTAGATATTTTTACTGCGCCGATTTATGTTCGCCATGAAGTTGTACATAACAAATACGTGGTTGATAGCTTAAAAAAACGTGGTGCCGTATTTGTAGATGAACTAGACCAAGTACCTGATGATAATATTGTTATTTTCAGTGCTCACGGTGTGTCTCAGGCGGTGAGAGCCGAGGCAAAGCGCCGTGCTTTACGAGTATTTGACGCAACCTGTCCCTTGGTTACTAAAGTGCATATGGAAGTAACTCGCGCAAGTCGTCGTGGCACAGAGTGTATTTTAATTGGTCATCAGGGACATCCTGAAGTCGAAGGTACCATGGGCCAATACGACAGTAAGAAAGGTGGCATTTATTTGGTTGAAACAGCTGAAGATGTAACCAATTTAGTTGTCAAAGACCCGAGTAATCTTTTTTATTGCAGTCAAACCACTTTATCAGTTGATGATACGGCGGATGTGATTGACGCACTGCGCGCTAAGTTTCCTCAAATTGATGGTCCTCGCAAAGATGATATTTGCTATGCCACGCAAAATCGTCAAGATGCGGTGCGAGAGCTGGCTGAAAAAGCAGATGTATTGCTCGTGGTGGGCGCTAAAAATAGTTCCAATTCTAATCGTTTACGTGAGCTTGCTGATAAAATGGGCACCACAGCTTATTTAATTGATGATGCCAGTTCAATGGAACAAACATGGTTTAAAGCAAGTGATACTATTGGTGTGACAGCTGGCGCATCGGCGCCCGAAATTTTAGTTAAGCAGGTTGTTGCACAACTAAAAGAATGGGGTGCAGATGATGTGGTTGAGAATCCAGGCGAGATAGAGAATATCGTTTTTGCAGTGCCTGTTGAACTAAGATAA
- a CDS encoding sensor histidine kinase → MTYYAQFQGYLLPSLINDRITLATLVVGQFLAIILSFSPFTQGDPWLRLGLISLFIHVVALISLFLLSIIKPLIKKNTLTPQVLIILLVINGVTSLATVLLVQLALLELSAFNDVLGKNLLIATILALLFVQFSVMHQEHNQAKSAFDRAELDALQARIRPHFLFNSLNTAAELVHHDAKEAEKTILALAALARAAMQAGKSVTLTHEIKLAQQYLQIEQWRLGNRLALEWHMPPEIPELQLPSLTIQPLLENAVNHGIEPLSTTGVIRVEMHVTSQSVTVMIINPIAKDAHCVRENNGVAVANIQKRLSLAFADKASLTTHKRPEQYRVKLVLPLGE, encoded by the coding sequence ATGACCTATTATGCTCAGTTTCAAGGGTATCTTTTACCAAGCCTCATTAACGATCGTATTACATTGGCCACCTTAGTGGTTGGCCAATTTCTTGCTATTATCCTTTCATTTTCTCCGTTCACACAAGGCGACCCTTGGTTAAGACTTGGTTTGATCAGTCTTTTTATTCATGTTGTTGCGCTGATAAGTTTATTTTTACTCTCAATTATTAAACCCTTGATTAAAAAAAACACTTTAACACCACAAGTGCTGATTATTTTATTGGTCATTAATGGGGTGACGAGTTTAGCTACAGTATTGCTCGTGCAATTAGCGCTCTTAGAACTCAGTGCTTTTAATGATGTGCTTGGAAAAAACTTACTCATAGCGACCATTTTGGCTTTGTTGTTTGTACAATTTAGTGTGATGCATCAAGAGCACAATCAAGCTAAATCGGCTTTTGATCGGGCTGAACTTGATGCACTGCAAGCTCGGATCAGACCACATTTTTTATTTAACAGTTTAAATACTGCCGCTGAATTAGTGCATCATGATGCTAAAGAAGCCGAAAAAACGATTCTTGCACTTGCTGCCTTAGCCCGCGCTGCAATGCAAGCTGGAAAGTCAGTGACCTTAACGCATGAGATTAAATTAGCGCAGCAATATTTACAGATAGAACAATGGCGGCTAGGCAATCGATTAGCCCTTGAGTGGCACATGCCCCCTGAGATCCCTGAACTCCAGCTACCAAGTTTAACAATTCAGCCTTTGCTAGAAAATGCGGTTAATCATGGGATTGAACCATTATCAACAACGGGAGTGATCCGAGTTGAAATGCATGTTACTTCGCAGTCAGTCACTGTTATGATTATCAATCCTATTGCTAAAGATGCACATTGCGTGCGCGAAAATAACGGTGTTGCTGTGGCTAATATTCAAAAGCGTTTAAGTTTAGCTTTTGCGGATAAAGCATCTTTAACTACTCACAAACGGCCTGAACAATATCGGGTTAAATTAGTATTGCCACTAGGAGAATAA